Proteins encoded within one genomic window of Haloarcula marismortui ATCC 43049:
- the ureC gene encoding urease subunit alpha has protein sequence MTRDIDRENYAELYGPTTGDKVRLGDTELFAKVEEDLRTHGDEAVFGGGKTLRDGLGMAPGVTQAEGALDWVLTNATIIDPILGIVAADIGIRNGEIAGIGKAGNPDTMDGVDMVVGPSTDVYPAEGKIATAGGLDIHIHFNSAQLHEHALSGGITTMLGGGYGGGATTCTTGPENVKRFLQAAEAWPVNVGFYGKGNASDPGPLREQVEAGVCGLKLHEDWGSTPETINTCLEVAEDEDVQVCMHTDTLNEAGFLENTFGAVDGRTMHLFHIEGAGGGHAPDIMEMVGEPNMLPSSTNPSMPYTDNTFDEHLDMVMVCHHLNPDVPEDVAFAESRVRAETIAAEDVLHDMGAISMMTSDSQAMGRIAEVIPRTWQTASKMKSQRGPLPEDEGTGADNHRIKRYIAKYTVNPAISAGIEEHVGTLEPGKLADICLWDPAFFGVKPAMTFKGGFPVHSEMGEANGSLMTCEPILQRERAGAVGKAKHAISLSFVSPAAAEAGIDEEYGLDSRVVPIEGARTPGKDDMVYNSYCPDDIEVDPETFEVRVDGEHVTCEPSSELPLAQRYLL, from the coding sequence ATGACACGCGACATTGACCGCGAGAACTACGCCGAACTGTACGGGCCGACGACGGGCGACAAAGTCCGGCTGGGCGATACGGAGCTGTTCGCCAAGGTCGAAGAGGACCTACGCACCCACGGCGACGAGGCAGTGTTCGGCGGCGGGAAAACGCTCCGGGACGGGCTGGGAATGGCTCCCGGCGTCACACAGGCGGAGGGCGCACTCGACTGGGTGCTGACGAACGCGACGATTATCGACCCGATACTGGGTATCGTTGCCGCCGATATCGGCATTCGAAACGGGGAAATCGCCGGCATCGGGAAAGCCGGCAACCCCGACACAATGGACGGCGTCGACATGGTCGTCGGCCCGTCGACGGATGTCTATCCGGCTGAGGGGAAGATAGCAACCGCCGGCGGCCTCGATATCCACATTCACTTCAACTCCGCACAGCTTCACGAACACGCGCTGTCAGGCGGTATCACGACGATGCTCGGCGGGGGGTACGGCGGCGGCGCAACCACCTGTACTACCGGGCCAGAGAATGTCAAGCGCTTCCTGCAGGCCGCCGAGGCGTGGCCGGTCAACGTCGGTTTCTACGGGAAGGGCAACGCCTCCGACCCGGGCCCGCTCCGCGAGCAGGTCGAGGCCGGTGTCTGTGGGCTGAAACTACACGAAGACTGGGGGTCGACCCCGGAAACCATCAACACCTGCCTCGAAGTCGCCGAAGACGAGGACGTGCAGGTGTGCATGCACACCGATACGCTGAACGAAGCCGGCTTCCTCGAGAACACTTTCGGGGCTGTCGACGGGCGGACGATGCACCTGTTCCACATCGAGGGCGCTGGCGGTGGTCACGCGCCGGACATCATGGAGATGGTCGGCGAGCCGAACATGCTGCCGTCGTCGACGAATCCATCGATGCCGTACACCGACAACACGTTCGACGAGCATCTGGACATGGTGATGGTGTGTCACCACCTCAACCCTGACGTGCCGGAAGACGTGGCCTTCGCCGAATCCCGCGTTCGCGCGGAGACCATCGCCGCCGAGGACGTGCTCCACGACATGGGCGCGATTTCGATGATGACCTCCGACTCCCAGGCGATGGGGCGGATAGCCGAGGTCATTCCGCGGACGTGGCAGACAGCCTCGAAGATGAAATCCCAGCGTGGCCCGCTGCCCGAAGACGAAGGGACGGGCGCGGACAACCACCGTATCAAGCGCTACATCGCCAAGTACACCGTCAATCCTGCTATCAGCGCCGGCATCGAAGAGCACGTCGGGACACTCGAACCCGGCAAGCTTGCCGACATCTGCCTGTGGGACCCCGCGTTCTTCGGCGTCAAGCCGGCGATGACGTTCAAGGGCGGCTTCCCGGTCCATTCGGAGATGGGCGAAGCCAACGGGTCACTGATGACCTGCGAGCCGATTCTCCAGCGCGAACGCGCCGGTGCGGTCGGCAAAGCCAAGCACGCCATTTCGCTGTCGTTCGTCTCCCCGGCGGCCGCCGAGGCCGGCATCGACGAGGAGTACGGACTCGACTCCCGCGTCGTGCCAATCGAGGGCGCACGGACGCCCGGCAAAGACGACATGGTGTACAACAGCTACTGTCCGGATGACATCGAGGTCGACCCGGAGACCTTCGAGGTCCGGGTCGACGGCGAGCACGTCACCTGTGAACCGTCTTCCGAACTCCCACTTGCGCAGCGATACCTGCTATGA
- a CDS encoding urease subunit gamma, giving the protein MKLTAKEQERLTVFTAAEVARRRKERGVPLNHPEAVAYISDWCIERGRDGQSVAEIRSGASKLLGREDVMDGVPEMIDMIQVEPVFPDGTKLVTVHDPIRSDSVGSADDETTESEAATDGGDSAGTDE; this is encoded by the coding sequence ATGAAACTCACAGCCAAAGAACAGGAACGACTCACGGTCTTTACCGCCGCAGAGGTCGCGCGGCGCCGCAAGGAACGCGGTGTCCCGCTGAACCACCCCGAAGCCGTCGCTTACATCAGCGACTGGTGCATCGAACGCGGTCGTGACGGCCAGTCGGTCGCCGAAATCCGGTCCGGTGCGTCGAAACTGCTCGGCCGAGAGGACGTGATGGACGGCGTGCCGGAGATGATAGACATGATTCAGGTCGAACCGGTGTTCCCCGACGGAACCAAACTGGTCACGGTTCACGACCCGATTCGGTCCGACAGTGTTGGGTCCGCTGACGACGAAACGACGGAGTCAGAGGCGGCGACCGATGGCGGGGACTCGGCGGGGACAGACGAATGA
- the ureG gene encoding urease accessory protein UreG encodes MSLTHRDVATVGIGGPVGSGKTSLLTALVPELRDQGLDVGVIANDILTQEDADVLRERFAGVVPEDLVAGVETGACPHTGIREDPSMNLQQIDSFLADHPELDLVLVESGGDNLAATFNPELADYSLYVISVAEGEDIPRKRGPGVVDCDLLVVNKTDLAPHVGADLDVMEHDANEVRDGPVVFTNCKDETNIDTVLSHVRDGVLFA; translated from the coding sequence ATGAGTCTCACACACCGCGACGTGGCGACGGTCGGTATCGGCGGGCCGGTCGGTTCCGGCAAAACCTCGCTACTGACCGCGCTCGTTCCCGAACTGCGCGACCAGGGGCTTGATGTGGGTGTCATCGCCAACGATATTCTCACACAGGAGGACGCGGACGTGCTCCGCGAGCGCTTCGCCGGGGTCGTCCCGGAAGACCTCGTCGCTGGCGTCGAGACAGGCGCGTGCCCGCACACAGGTATCCGTGAAGACCCGTCGATGAACCTCCAGCAAATCGATTCCTTCCTGGCAGACCACCCAGAGCTGGACCTGGTGCTGGTCGAGAGCGGCGGCGACAACCTCGCGGCGACGTTCAACCCCGAGCTCGCCGATTACTCTCTGTACGTCATTTCGGTCGCCGAGGGGGAGGACATCCCCCGAAAACGCGGCCCGGGGGTCGTCGACTGTGACCTACTCGTCGTCAACAAGACTGACCTCGCGCCCCACGTCGGCGCTGACCTCGACGTGATGGAGCACGACGCAAACGAGGTTCGGGACGGACCCGTCGTCTTCACCAACTGCAAAGACGAGACGAATATCGACACGGTGCTGTCGCACGTCCGTGACGGGGTGCTGTTCGCCTGA
- the ureD gene encoding urease accessory protein UreD, whose translation MAADAPHPAFEGYATEAVPQAAVGSPGKDGVLELTFERTADGTTLVHDYATVPFHISGTLGYDPLPEADTVFIQSPTGGVAQGDRHDVSITVGDEAVAHVSTQSSTKVQTMTCNYAAADTTLSVGAGGHLDYVPEPTILHADSRYLQELSVDLAPGATAVVSDVVVPGRLARGERFEFERYLSRVRATGPDGHLFEDATHLTPGDEDPTAPGVLGEFTVYGTTFVLAPDHDEAELSDALHAVVTDGDARAGATALPNGAGVAVRALGDRAETVQATLHAAWDHARIELLDAPAPSGRKY comes from the coding sequence ATGGCCGCTGACGCGCCCCATCCGGCGTTCGAGGGGTATGCGACCGAGGCCGTGCCACAGGCCGCTGTGGGGTCCCCCGGGAAAGACGGCGTGCTCGAACTGACCTTCGAACGGACAGCCGACGGGACGACCCTTGTCCACGATTACGCGACAGTCCCGTTCCACATCTCAGGAACGCTGGGCTACGACCCACTCCCCGAGGCCGATACCGTATTCATCCAGTCACCGACCGGCGGCGTCGCGCAGGGTGACCGCCATGACGTGTCGATAACCGTCGGGGACGAGGCCGTCGCACACGTCTCGACCCAGAGTTCGACGAAGGTCCAGACGATGACGTGTAACTACGCCGCCGCCGACACGACGCTTAGCGTCGGCGCTGGCGGTCATCTGGATTACGTGCCCGAGCCGACAATCCTCCACGCTGACTCCCGGTACCTGCAGGAGCTTTCGGTCGATCTGGCCCCCGGCGCGACCGCCGTGGTCAGCGACGTGGTCGTCCCGGGCCGTCTCGCCAGAGGCGAGCGCTTCGAATTCGAGCGGTACCTCTCGCGCGTGCGAGCGACCGGACCTGACGGGCACCTGTTCGAGGACGCGACACACCTGACGCCGGGAGACGAGGACCCCACAGCCCCCGGCGTCCTCGGTGAGTTCACCGTCTACGGGACGACGTTCGTCCTCGCGCCGGACCACGACGAGGCCGAACTGAGCGATGCGCTCCACGCGGTCGTCACCGACGGTGATGCTCGGGCCGGTGCAACAGCATTGCCGAACGGTGCCGGGGTCGCAGTCCGTGCCCTTGGCGACCGCGCTGAGACCGTTCAGGCAACGCTCCACGCGGCCTGGGACCACGCGCGCATTGAGCTACTGGACGCCCCTGCGCCCTCTGGGAGGAAGTACTGA
- a CDS encoding urease accessory protein UreE, with the protein MLVADTYLGHRDGDAIPETVEASAHATVVLSDTERQRSRVRTETTAGRDLGIVVARDLADGDVLEAEDGTFVVVELAEIEALVLDFADSDISPAAALELGHAVGNKHWNLAVRGQEALFPVTDSKERMEDTVADLLPGDVPMRYEHVPPTTFDDDGVDHTHGDGTGHEGSGHSHNGTSHAHDHGVRTIDGGDQ; encoded by the coding sequence ATGCTGGTCGCAGACACCTATCTCGGCCATCGCGATGGCGATGCTATCCCTGAAACCGTCGAGGCATCGGCCCACGCTACTGTCGTGCTCTCGGACACCGAACGCCAGCGCTCGCGGGTCCGGACTGAAACGACAGCCGGCCGGGACCTCGGTATCGTGGTTGCCCGTGACCTCGCGGACGGCGACGTACTTGAAGCTGAGGACGGCACTTTCGTCGTTGTCGAACTCGCCGAAATCGAGGCCCTCGTGCTCGATTTCGCCGACAGCGATATCTCACCGGCCGCGGCGCTGGAGCTCGGGCACGCGGTCGGGAACAAACACTGGAACCTCGCGGTCCGCGGGCAGGAGGCCCTGTTCCCCGTGACCGACTCGAAGGAACGAATGGAAGACACGGTCGCCGACCTGCTCCCCGGGGACGTACCGATGCGGTACGAGCACGTACCGCCGACGACGTTCGACGATGACGGGGTCGACCACACCCACGGTGACGGGACAGGCCACGAGGGTAGTGGTCACAGTCACAACGGGACCAGTCACGCCCATGACCACGGCGTTCGTACTATTGACGGAGGGGACCAATGA
- a CDS encoding urease accessory protein UreF, translating to MSDVATLESFRLADSFLPVGTYTVSYGLEQFIQDDRVEDATDLEGLLSTYLRRQIGPAELVALRAAHAAATDGDIEAICHADQRLSAVTLAAEFRESAQQSGDRLLSLQTELRDEALLNRYAERVDADDAPGNYAVVLGVATGLADVAVREACLLCCHGFVTGLLGAAQRLLSLGHTDAQRILNDLQPVMTAAVDDSADRGIDEMTPFAPLVDVLAAEHERAERRLFAS from the coding sequence ATGAGCGACGTCGCAACGCTTGAATCGTTCCGCCTCGCGGATTCGTTCCTGCCAGTCGGGACCTACACCGTCTCCTACGGGCTGGAACAGTTCATTCAGGACGACCGGGTCGAAGACGCGACAGACCTCGAAGGGCTCCTGTCGACGTACCTCAGACGGCAAATCGGCCCCGCCGAACTCGTCGCGCTCCGGGCAGCACACGCCGCTGCGACCGACGGTGATATCGAGGCGATCTGTCATGCCGACCAGCGCCTGTCGGCCGTGACGCTGGCCGCAGAGTTCCGCGAGAGCGCCCAACAGTCCGGCGACCGGTTGCTCTCGCTCCAGACGGAACTACGTGACGAGGCGCTCCTGAACCGCTACGCGGAGCGCGTTGATGCCGACGACGCACCCGGGAACTACGCCGTCGTACTCGGCGTTGCGACGGGGCTGGCCGACGTGGCTGTCCGGGAGGCCTGCTTGCTGTGCTGTCACGGGTTCGTCACCGGACTGCTGGGCGCGGCTCAGCGTCTCCTCTCACTCGGCCACACGGATGCCCAGCGAATCCTGAACGACCTGCAGCCAGTGATGACGGCTGCAGTCGATGATAGCGCGGACCGAGGAATAGATGAGATGACGCCGTTCGCCCCACTGGTAGACGTATTAGCCGCCGAGCATGAGCGGGCAGAGCGCCGGCTGTTCGCCAGTTAA
- a CDS encoding class I SAM-dependent methyltransferase: protein MGYHTFDAGRADKLEDAQERYRSLSAEELCWALSASSDETVADLGSGTGFYTDDVAPAVDHVYAVDIQEAMHDYYRKKGVPDNVDLVTSAVDDLPFDTSSLDAAFSTMTYHEFASDGALREVARVLKPGGTFAIADWAASGSGRNGPPVDERFSAAEATDALRQHGFTVEFEAVRPETFLLVVSAD, encoded by the coding sequence ATGGGCTATCACACCTTTGATGCCGGCCGGGCCGACAAGCTCGAAGACGCTCAGGAACGGTACCGTTCCCTCTCCGCTGAAGAGCTCTGCTGGGCGCTGTCGGCCAGTAGTGACGAGACGGTCGCAGACCTCGGGAGCGGGACCGGCTTCTACACCGACGATGTTGCACCGGCCGTCGACCACGTGTACGCCGTGGATATCCAGGAAGCGATGCACGACTACTACCGGAAGAAAGGCGTCCCCGACAACGTCGACCTCGTGACGAGTGCGGTTGACGACCTCCCGTTCGACACCAGCAGTCTCGACGCGGCGTTCTCGACGATGACGTACCATGAGTTCGCTAGCGACGGGGCGCTGCGCGAGGTCGCACGAGTGCTCAAGCCTGGGGGGACGTTTGCTATTGCCGATTGGGCGGCTTCTGGAAGCGGTCGCAACGGCCCGCCCGTCGATGAGCGGTTTTCCGCTGCCGAGGCGACGGATGCGCTCCGCCAGCACGGGTTCACGGTCGAGTTTGAGGCGGTGCGACCGGAAACGTTCCTGCTCGTTGTTAGTGCTGACTAA
- a CDS encoding DUF302 domain-containing protein has translation MTLPIDPSQIDPEDIGEQQATLEMSHEDAIEHVRDVFTDAGFGVPVEFSPSEMLNEKIDADRDPYYVLGACNPEVADRALDATDNKLGGLMACNVVIWEEEPGQQRVYHVSIMRIARLVGMAPDNEEMADIVADTGEIVDEAFQNL, from the coding sequence ATGACGCTCCCAATCGACCCGAGCCAGATCGACCCTGAAGACATCGGCGAACAACAGGCGACGCTCGAAATGAGCCACGAGGACGCGATCGAACACGTCCGGGACGTGTTCACTGACGCCGGATTTGGTGTCCCCGTCGAGTTCTCGCCCTCCGAAATGCTCAACGAGAAGATCGACGCGGACCGTGACCCATACTACGTGCTGGGGGCCTGTAACCCCGAAGTTGCCGACCGTGCCCTCGATGCGACGGATAACAAACTCGGCGGCCTCATGGCCTGTAACGTCGTCATCTGGGAAGAAGAGCCCGGGCAACAGCGTGTCTATCACGTCTCGATTATGCGTATCGCTCGCCTCGTCGGGATGGCACCCGACAACGAGGAGATGGCAGATATCGTCGCCGACACCGGTGAAATCGTTGACGAGGCGTTCCAGAACCTCTAA
- a CDS encoding helix-turn-helix domain-containing protein, with protein MPDSMSEQLRRDMQCEGLLECFHGLKELDKECFRALVEAEEPLTVDELADAVDRERSTAYRAVQRLLQTGFIEKDQINYDQGGYYHVYSPTDPSQIADEMQRMLNDWYAKMGQLIQEFENKYEQSESTAPTVES; from the coding sequence ATGCCAGATTCGATGTCTGAACAGCTCCGGCGGGATATGCAGTGTGAGGGCCTATTAGAATGTTTCCACGGACTCAAGGAACTCGACAAGGAGTGCTTTCGGGCGCTTGTCGAGGCTGAGGAACCACTGACCGTCGACGAACTCGCCGATGCAGTCGATCGTGAGCGCTCAACCGCGTACCGCGCCGTCCAGCGGCTTCTCCAGACGGGCTTCATCGAAAAAGATCAGATCAACTACGACCAGGGCGGCTACTACCACGTCTACTCGCCGACAGACCCGTCGCAGATAGCAGACGAGATGCAGCGGATGCTCAACGACTGGTACGCGAAGATGGGCCAGCTCATTCAGGAATTCGAGAACAAGTACGAACAGTCCGAGTCCACAGCCCCGACCGTCGAAAGCTAA
- the trxA gene encoding thioredoxin, which translates to MATDTASDAGTTTTNEPLHIDGADQLDDVVNKYDLVLTDFYADWCGPCQMLEPVVETLAAETDAAVAKVDVDANQQLAQSYGVRGVPTLILFAGGEQVEEVVGVKGEDDLRALIESYAE; encoded by the coding sequence ATGGCAACTGATACTGCATCCGACGCTGGAACCACCACGACAAACGAGCCACTTCACATCGACGGAGCAGACCAGCTTGATGATGTCGTTAATAAGTACGACCTCGTCCTCACGGACTTCTATGCCGACTGGTGTGGCCCGTGCCAGATGCTCGAACCCGTCGTCGAGACATTGGCCGCAGAAACTGACGCGGCTGTCGCCAAAGTCGATGTTGACGCCAACCAGCAACTCGCTCAGTCGTACGGCGTCCGGGGCGTGCCGACGCTCATCCTGTTTGCCGGCGGTGAGCAGGTCGAAGAAGTCGTCGGCGTCAAAGGAGAAGATGACCTCCGGGCGCTTATCGAATCCTACGCGGAATAA
- a CDS encoding FAD-dependent oxidoreductase, translating to MTDPFVVIGGDAAGLSAASKFAREAPDRDVIVFEKGKWVSYAHCGTPYYVKGTVERLTDLLSLSPEQAAERGIDLRRNHEVVGVDTDAETVAVAHDSETFSQPYGDLLVATGARAMTGPIPGTELDGAFTMHGLDSAASVRAALSEPGEFAVDTSIEYVDTALVEKYTDWEPPERVAIVGGGYVGVEMAEAFQAHNIETHLFQRSGHLLPPFGEAVGERVARQLREQGVILHLDTAVEEIVGNRDERVTAVAHDGGTTDVDLALVGIGIRPNTALLADTPVDLGYSGAIAVDEYGATSVNRVYAAGDCAEDRHAVTGEPDWVPLGLTANRAGRAIGQTVAGDPSLVGDIAGTAVVKAFDLECGRVGLLDHEQASAAGFDPVSTTVTAGSRSGYYPGGDDTDVTLVADRNSGRLLGGALVGEDRAAIRIDTLATAIEADMTIDELERLDLAYAPPFSPVWDPVLVAAKVLNGQLE from the coding sequence ATGACTGACCCGTTCGTGGTCATCGGTGGTGACGCAGCCGGGCTCAGCGCTGCGAGCAAGTTCGCCCGCGAGGCACCGGACCGTGACGTGATTGTCTTCGAAAAAGGCAAGTGGGTGTCCTATGCCCACTGCGGGACACCGTATTACGTGAAGGGGACTGTCGAGCGGCTGACGGACCTCCTCTCGCTGTCGCCCGAACAGGCGGCCGAGCGGGGTATCGACCTCCGCCGGAACCACGAAGTCGTCGGCGTCGACACCGACGCCGAGACGGTTGCCGTCGCCCACGACAGCGAGACGTTTAGCCAGCCATATGGCGACCTGCTGGTCGCGACGGGGGCACGCGCGATGACTGGACCGATACCGGGGACAGAACTCGATGGTGCGTTCACGATGCACGGACTTGATTCGGCTGCTTCGGTTCGTGCCGCGCTGTCCGAGCCGGGGGAATTCGCCGTCGATACGAGTATCGAGTACGTCGACACGGCGCTCGTCGAGAAGTACACCGACTGGGAACCACCGGAGCGAGTCGCCATCGTCGGCGGCGGCTACGTCGGCGTCGAGATGGCCGAGGCGTTCCAGGCTCACAACATCGAGACACATCTCTTCCAGCGGTCGGGCCACCTCCTGCCGCCGTTCGGGGAAGCAGTCGGCGAGCGCGTTGCCCGCCAGCTCCGGGAGCAAGGCGTGATACTGCATCTGGACACCGCCGTTGAGGAGATTGTCGGAAACAGAGACGAGCGCGTCACGGCGGTTGCCCATGACGGTGGCACCACCGATGTGGACCTCGCGCTGGTCGGTATCGGCATCAGGCCGAACACGGCCCTCCTCGCGGACACGCCGGTCGACCTTGGCTATTCAGGCGCGATAGCGGTCGACGAGTACGGGGCGACGAGCGTCAACAGGGTCTACGCCGCCGGGGACTGCGCCGAAGACCGCCACGCCGTGACCGGCGAGCCTGACTGGGTTCCCCTTGGACTGACCGCGAACCGGGCTGGTCGCGCAATCGGGCAGACCGTCGCCGGCGACCCCTCACTTGTCGGCGACATCGCCGGAACAGCTGTCGTGAAGGCGTTCGACCTCGAATGTGGCCGCGTGGGCCTCCTCGACCACGAACAGGCCAGCGCCGCCGGCTTCGACCCGGTGTCGACGACGGTCACGGCTGGGTCCCGGTCAGGGTACTACCCCGGCGGCGACGACACTGACGTGACCCTCGTCGCCGATCGAAATAGTGGTCGCCTGCTGGGCGGCGCACTCGTCGGGGAAGACCGGGCGGCGATACGTATCGACACGCTTGCGACGGCCATCGAGGCAGACATGACTATCGACGAACTCGAACGGCTAGACCTGGCGTACGCCCCACCGTTCAGCCCCGTCTGGGACCCGGTGCTAGTCGCCGCGAAAGTGCTCAACGGACAGCTGGAGTGA